The nucleotide window GCGCGGTCTCCTCCGAAACGCTGTCCTCGCCACGCGAAGCGACCGACCGGCCCCCACCACCCGTTTTGAACTTCCCGACGGTTCTTGTCCGCATGTATGAGTCCGAAGAGATATTCAAATCGATCAAACGCCGTTTGGTATTCCTCCTCACCGGGGAGATATTCTCGAAGCGGCAGACGGAGTTTTGAAAAAAGATAGTCGCTGATCGGAGTGTAATGCTTATCCAAAGCAGGAAGCAGGTGGCCGACCTCGTTTTCCATTACGCGAATCGGGTAAACGACTGAACAAATGGAATCTTTTTCCTCTCGGTCATTTCTTACTTTTGCCCGCGTCGCGATAGAGGCAAAGTTTTGATAATTCCCTGCCGCTATCGCAGCGATTCCACTGCCATAGAGAAGCAAAAGCGCTGGGTACCGCCGCAGGCTCAGTAAATACGTCAACCCGCTTTCGCTTTTCGCTGAATTGGCGATTCGTTCGAGGCAATCCATCCAGATTTTTGCGTGCGCTTCATCTCCCCAATAGCAACCGGTGATCACAATCGCGAGTAGCGTTTCGCACAAGCCTTCATAAAGGATTAGTCGCTTGTTAAGTTCATCTGCCGGTGGCAGCCGAGTTTCGGCGGAGAATGTTGGCGCGTTTACTTCGGCGATCGTCTTCTCGGTTTCGTCAACCACCAAGTCACGAAGGCGAATCTTCGCGGCTGGGTCCACAAGGTAACGCTTTACCGCCGCCACAGCCATCTTGGCTGAAAGCGGATGAGGTGCAGCCATGTCTCCGAGTGCGCGCACTTTCACCCACAAACCCTCAAAGAATTGATTGCCGTCGCGAACCTGAATCACCTGTGCTTTCCGATGATCCACAAGGCGTTTCGCTTGGCCAGCGAGCGGAGAGCGCGTCGCCCAGTAAGTTGTGAATCGGCGGGAAGGGCAGCGTTCGATTGCCGCACGGAGCGCGATATCCCAATCGGCTGACCACCCGCAAACGATCAAGCCGTATTCGTCCACGACACGATCCAGCAAGCTGCTCAAGGCTGGATCGTAGGTGGCGAGTTCGGATTCGGTATTCTTGATGCGAGTATCGAGGTAGTCACCGTGAAGCTTGATCAACGTAGCGCCCGAATGGGTCAGGGGGAGAGCACCCGCGACCTGGTCTGGCGTGCTGATGACACTTGGGGCAACCCCGACCTCCTCCAACGCTTTTTCAATCAAGCGATCAAAATTCGTCGTGATGATCACACGCGCATATCCTGTTGCGACAAGTTGAGCGATGGCTTTGTGTCCGGAGCTTGGAGATTTTAGGCCTTGCGCTCGCTCTTCTTCATTCGGTTCGAAATAGCTCCGGAGCAACTGCTGCCGCTCTGTGGGAGTCTTCGCGATCACATCGAGAAGCTTGCCGTAGTCGGGATCAGTTGCGTGTTCCTGCTTAAACCAAGCGGCTGGGTCAGGCTCGCAGTCTTCTCCCTCTAACTTTGCAACCTTCCGAATGAGGTCGAGGACTACCTCCCAACCGGTGGGAATTTCTGATGCGCGTGAGATGCCTGATCCAAGTAAGAGAGCGTAGGCGCCTTTGTTTGAATAAACCGAAAAAGCAAGGGAAACCATCGGATCAATCATTCGTAATCCTCCTTGTCAAGATCGCCTCTCAGTAGCGCCACGAGGAATTGGGTGTTACCGCGCCAAAGATTGATCACTCGTGCCATTAAAGGAGATTACCTTGACCTCGCTCCGGCAAACAAGGTGAAGTTGTCGGCGCTGTCCCCGACGACCTAGGAAGTTTCCTCAACTACGGAGAGAGTTTCTCCCCCCGGTTCGATTAATCCCGGCAGCGTGCCGAAGTCGCGCTCGCGGTTGGGATCGGCGGTCTTGCAGGTGGCGGGGATGCTGCTTTGCAGAAACACGATCAGGTCGGCCATCTCCTGTCACCCGAGCAACGACACCCCGCCGCTGATCTATCCCTGCCACTTCAATGGTGGCTTTGTGCATTGGCCGAAGGAGAAGGCGCGCAATCCAAACGCCATCGTGAGCAACGAGTGGACGCGCGCGTTGCGAAGTCCTAAAAGCAAATGCTCCAAGTTGGATAGATGCCCTTCGCTCGGGCGAAGATTTCGGCTAAACTCAATTCGATGTATTTGCCATTTCCTGTGTTCACCAGGGCGAACTTAAACTGCTTCCGCAGGCTTTGGGCAACGAGCACCTCTGCACCGGTGAGTGCAAAGAAGTATTTGGAGAAGTCCGAGGCCAGTTTTTTCTTGGTGGATTTGATTTCGTAAATCGTAATCCTCTCAAGATTACGCTCGACGTCGGCTAGGTCGTTCAAATCCACCCGGCCAGCCAATTTGACGACATCGAATGCCCTGCCATAGACAACTTTTCCCTTCTTGGCAAAGGCGACGAGAAGATTCTGCTTTTGCTTTCCAGTGGGAATCGAAAACCCAACCTTCTTTGCAGCGAGAATCTCTGCGGCTTTCTTCGCCGTTTTCTGGCTGGACTGAAACTCAAGTGCCACTTCGCCTTTCATGGTTTCAGTCACCTTTTGCTCGCCGGGCTTTCGCCAACTTACCAGAATAAGCAGCCGCGAAGTCTTCTATCCTCATCCCGAGCGCTTCGCAAACGAGGACGGTTTCTACGAAGTCAAGGCGGCGCTCCCCGCTCTCGTATTTGCTTACGTAGCTCTGCGGCAAACCCAGACTTGCCGCCACATCCGCCTGAGTCAGATTCTTTGCGACTCGCGTTTCCTTCAGGAATTCGCGGAAAATTTCGTCTGCCTGGGTGTATCTGGTCTTCGACACCCGACGATGATATGCGGCTTGCAATGGATAACCCAAAACAGGATATTGTCGGTCGCGAATGCTACACCAAATTACAACAGCAGACGTTCAACTTGCGCTCGATAGCTTTGTGGAGGCCGGCTTGATCCGTGCGTCTTCACCGCCTCAAGCAGCCAGCATAAAGCGGTTTGGAAAAAGGCAGCGGGCGCTCATCAAAACCGTCGTCGAGGAGTTCTGCCCATGCTTCGTGCCGGCTGGAACGGTCGTTTACATCGGCGATGCAGAAGATAAGTTTTTGCACTTGGATGCCGACTATATGAAAAAGCTCGGCGGCGTCATTCCGGCGCCGGCGAAGATGCCGGATGTGGTTGTCCATGACACAAAGCGAAATTGGTTGCTCTTAATTGAGGCCGTAACGAGCGCCGGGCCTGTCGACAGAAAACGCCGCAACGAGTTGAAAGATCTGTTCGCCGGCTGCAAAGCGGGATTGGTTTTCGTCACCGCGTTTTCGACGCGCGATGTCATGCGGAGTTTCTTGACACAGATTTCTTGGGAGACGGAAGTGTGGGTTGCCGAAGATCCGGAGCATTTAATTCACTTCAACGGGGAACGGTTCCTCGGTCCTTATCCCGATGTAATGCCGGAGGTCATCTGATGCTCCCAGTCTGGTTCACCGGCTGGTTGCTTCCCATCATGGGCCTCGTCGAACGCCGCTTTGCGGAACATCTGGCGCAGTCGAGCTGGTGTTACTTGGTTCCTGGACCGTGTTCAGGACCGCCTTTTTGTTCTGCGCGAACGGTTAGATCCACGTCCTGCAGTTTGTTGCCCAGTTTTAGCGAGGGAGTGCCGGGCGCGATGACCAGGATTTTCCCATGCACATCGCGAAGGCCAACTTGACTTTGCTCCTCTTCCAACCGCACGGCCGGCCGGCCGGTCGTATCATAGACCGCACAGTTTTCAAAATCGATCCCGCCGAAATGGCTGGCATTGGTCGGGTTACGCGAGTGAAGGAGAATCGGCACGCGCGGTCCGCCGTCGCCCAGGTAAGGCGAAATCCAAGGGTTTCGGAAGGAGCAATTGACGAAGCGAACGCGGGCGCGGTCCGGGGATTTGTCATAGATCCGCACGCATTCCTTGCCGGTGTTTTCGGTGACGCAATCAATAAACTCGATCAATCCCATCGGCCCGTTGTCGCGCACGTTGCCGATGGCAATGCCGGCCACTCCGTTGATGCCTTGCTTGGGACCGGGTTCGGGCGGCGTGCGCCGGGCGTCCGTCATCCGGATGAGGCAATGTTCAAATTTGATCGACACCGGTTGGGAATTAGTCGTGAGCGGCTTGAGATAGATCAAGACTTCGTTGCCGTTGTTATTCTCGAACACACAGTTGCGGATCACGCAGTTGACGAGCCGCTGGTTCTCGCTGTCCGGTTCCAGATCGATGCCCGCTTCCGGCGCGGTGCCCCACGTGTTGGCGAAGGTGCAGTTCTCGACCAGCAGATTGACGGCGCTGATAACGCTGAGGCCCTGGCGATGGTTGTCATAGGCGACACAGTTACGCAGCGTAATGTCCTCGCTCCAGCCGAGGTCGCCTCCGCCGTCCACGTAAACGCCATCTCCGCCGCTGCTTTCGATCCGCAAGCCTTCAACGAGCACGTGACGGCAGCCGCGCAACGCGAGTCCCATGCGCCACTCTGCCTTGGTGTAGGGCGGGTTTTGATAATCGCGCTTGTGCATCCGCAAGGTCGCGCCGTAACCGCGCAGGACGAGGTTCGACTGGCCGACGGCGCTGAACAAACTATCGCCCCCGCCACGGAACTCACCTTTCTTGGCGAGGACGGCAACGCCCGGTTCAAAGATGATCTCCTGTTGGCTGCACAGTTGCAGCGGACGCACGATCCAAGGCTCGCCCATGTAAGGGATGACGAGCGTCTTGGCGCCGGAGTTGAGGGCGGCTTGAAGAACCTCGGTCGAATCGTCCCGGTTGAAACCCCACCACGCGGCGTTGGCCGAGGTTCGTTTCCCGGTCGCAACTTCGCTTACGGCGACTGGATTGCGAACCGGTGGGTGATTCGTGACTGCGCCGAGAGTGGCGACGGTTTCCAGACCGGAGATCATCAGCAAGATCGTGATCGCACGCAGGGGCTTGAGCATGACCGACACTATGAGGCGCTCCTGCCTCACGCGCAAGCTGTGAGCGGCGGCACTTGCAATCGGGGATGGGCAGGAGGCAGAACTATTTCCAGCGCGATCCGATCGAGATCAGCCTATGACCCTCCGTCGTGTAATCAGGAACAATGAACTTGACGAACATTTCTACACCGGGGTAAAAAGCGTGCAATCCAGCTTATGAAAACCCGCGCTTTTTTCCCGGTGCTTTCCGTTGTCTTGGTCGCGAGTCTTTTACCGACGTTGCAGATGTCGTGTCACGCGGCAGGGATTCTTTATTACCCACGCACGGATGGCGCGGTCGTTGGTTTGAACGTCCCCGCCGGGACGCAGGCCATTCTCGTGCCCGCCTCGTCCTTCGCCGGGGCCAATCCCGGCGCAGGCCGCGAGACCGCGTTCGACCCGGAAACCCGCTTGCTTTGGTATACTGCCACGGACAACCAGATTCATTCGGTCCACGTGGATGTGCTGACAGCAGGGCCGGGTATCACGAACGTTCCGGGCGCCATTATCGGAGGCAGCCGGCATGTGTTTATCGACTATACGCGGCGAAAGCTGCTCGTACCGATTACCGATGGCTCGATTCAAATGTACGATCTCGCAAACCAGCAGACTAACGGCTCCATTCCGGCAACCTTTTTTACCGACGGGAATGTGGGGGCATTCCGTCACTTCGCCGCTGATCAGCGCGCCGGGACGTTGTGGTACGCCGCGACCGACGGTTGGTTTCGGGAGATGAACCCGGACACCATGAACCACACGGGAAGGATTATCTCGTTCAGCGCACAGACCGGCGCCAATCCGGGCGCATTCCGGCATTTGGTGGTTGATCCGATGCTCAACCTGCTGCTCTACGCGGTTACTGACGGCAGCGTGGCATCAATCGACCTGACCACGTTGCAAGCCGGAACGTTAACGATGTCGAGTGGAGCGTTCGACACCGTTGACCCTGGCGCTGGTCGCATCATCACGTACGATGTCCAGTTCTTGAAAGTGTCGATGGTGGTCGGTCCGCCCGGTCAATGCTCACTCACCTGGCGCAGTCTGGGAACGAATTACGGCTACACGGTTGAATACCGCGATGCGTTGAACTCGGGGAATTGGACACCCGTGCCGCCGACCAACCAATGGCCCACGACGCTGACCTCCCTCAGCAACCAACCGCTATCCGGATTGAGCCGGTTTTACCGCGTGGTCGCGCAGCCACAATAGCCGAAGAAATGGTTTAGCGCCGGGAGTAGTCCTCCGGGCCGATTGCATCGCGCTCCGGGAGACACGATACTCATCCCCGGCCACGGCCCGATCCCTTTCCCATCTCCTGCGGCCATGACTTGCCACGTTCCAATTTCTTTGGAACACTTTGATCATGTCAACCAAGCCTGCTTCCATTACGCGTCGCCGTTTTCTGACTGATTCAACCAAAGCCGCCACCGCCATTGCCGCGGCAAATCTTTTGTTGCGACCGGGCCGCGCGCCCGGTGCGCCCCGGCGTCTGTCGCCAAACGAGAAACTGAACATCGCCTTCATCGGCGTTGGAGGTCAGGGCGGCGCGGACCTTGATTCAGTCACGCGCGCCGAAGATGTCAACGTGGTTGCGCTTTGCGATGTGGACGAAAACCGGCTCAACAGCGCGGGCGCAAAATTCCCCGCGGCGAAACGCTACCGGGACTATCGCAAGTTGCTCGAAACCGAGAAATCCGTGGATGCGGTCACAATGGGCATACCAGACCACAGTCATGCCCCGGCGAGCATGATGGCGATCAAACTTGGCCGGCACGTTTATTGTGAGAAGCCGCTCACGCGCACCGTAAAAGAGGCGCGCGCGCTGACGCTCGCCGCGCGTGAAGCAAAGGTGGCCACGCAAATGGGCAACCAGGGAATGGCCTTCGAGGGCAACCGGCTCATCAACGAGTGGCTCGACGACGGCGCCATCGGCGCGGTGCGCGAGGTGCACGTCTGGTCCGACCGTCCGACGCATCGCGGCAAGTTGCCATTCTGGTGGCCGCAGGGCGTGGACCGACCGACCGACACGCCACCCGTACCGGCGACATTGGATTGGGACTTGTGGTTGGGGCCGGCACCGATGCGCGCGTATCATCCGGCCTATGTGCCCTTCAAATGGCGCGGCTGGTGGGATTACGGTTCCGGCGGTCTCGGCGACATGGGCATCCACAATCTCGCGCCGGTATTTTCGGCGTTGAAGCTGGGCGCGCCGGCGAGCGTTCAAGCGAGTTCCACTCCCATCTTTCCGGATAGCGTTCCGGTGGCGAACGTCGTGCATTATGAGTTCGCCGCGCGCGGTGAACTGCCGCCGGTGAAGTTGCATTGGTATGACGGTGGCATCATGCCGCCGCGTCCCGTGGAACTCGAAGATGGTCGCGAGTTGAATCGTGAAGACGGAATCATCTTCGTCGGCGACAAAGGCAAGATGCTCGTCACGGGCTGGGGCGGGGAAAACCCGCGCCTGATTCCTGAATCGCGCAACCGGGATTACCAACGACCGCCGAAAACTCTGCCCCGCTCCGTGGGCCATCACAAGGAGTGGTTGCTGGCCTGCCGCACCGGCTCGCCGACGCGATCCAATTTCGACTTCGCCGGTCCGTTGACGGAAGCGGTGTTGCTCGGCGTGGTTTGCGTGCGCAACGGCGGCGACAAGCTTCTCTGGGACAGCGCGAAGGTCGCGACGAATGAACCGGAGGCGAATCGCTTTCTCCACTACGAATACCGCAAGGGCTGGGAACTGTGAGAAAAAATGCCGTTGCGGTGCGCGTAGGGGTACGACGGTTGGGGCACGGCATACTGGCCAGAGTGGTTTTGGGAGCAGCGCGGGAAAGCGAAGCGGCATGGCGCTCTGCCGGTGAAGTGCAAAACCTGACGGAGGTTTGGACGCGCCCCGTAACACCGAATTTCGAGTCGGCAACTCGCCGGTTGGAAAACCGGCGTTACGCTGCCCTTATGCTCATGGTCTGCGCAGGCGGAAGAATTTGGCGGCGCCGGTGGCGGGCAGTTGCAGGTTGCGCTCCCTCCCGCTGACGGTGGGAGTATTGGTGACCGGATTCCAGGTGATTCCCGGCAGCGAGGTGGCAGCTTCAAGGACATAGTTCGTCGCCTTCGCCGGCCAGGAAAGTTGCACACCCCCAGCCGAACGCGCCATCTGCATCGGTGGACGCTCCGAAAGCCGTGCCACCACGGTGGTGTAAGAAGGCTCCGTCGGGATCGGGACAATGCTTATCCCGTCAAAGCTACCAGGGCTGCCAATGTACGCAGTCAGAAATACATTCCCCACAGAGTCACAGCGGACGCTTGCCCCGCCATCATCCTCGGATCCTCCACCCGCGATGGCCCACAAAACATTCCCAGCAACGTCGGCTTTGGCGACAAAGAAATCGACCCACCCGCGTGTGGATCGCAGCGTGATCGCGTCAAACTGCACCGTCCCTTGGAACTGGCCGGCGAACACAGGCTGTCCCTGCTCATCCAGCGCAATCCCGTAAGACATCACGTAAACTGGCAAATTCCTTTGCCACAGCAAATCGCCGTTGCCATTCAGCTTGGCGATCCCCGTCACGTCTTGCTTAGGCCACTCAAACACGACGTATATGTCCCCATGTTTATCAACGGCGAGGGACTTCGCGTAGTCTAACGTAACCCACAGTAACTCCCCGTTGAGGTCGTATTTCGCTATGAACCAATCACCGCCGTAGCCGTGGACCGTCCCCGGATTGACGGTGGTTCCTCCAAAGTCCGAACTGCCCTCGCGGAGGGAGCCGCACGCAATCACGTTTCCGGAGCCGTCCAGCGCGATGCCAGAGCAGGATGTAGAATACGAATTGATAGGTTGGCTCGCGACTTTTCTCGCCCACAGCAGATTGCCATTCGCGTCATACTTGCAGAAGAGCGGACTCCACTCGCCATCGCTCTCAAACGACCCCAGTTTCAACCCGCCCTTGCTGGTCCCGCCAACGGCGATATTTCCCGCGCTATCCAAACTGATACAAGTGGGGTAAGTCACACTGCCATTCTCCTCCGGTATTTCGTTATTCCTGACCCAAAGGAGATTGTTCGTGAGACCAAACTTCGCCACGAAAAAGCCCCGGACCGCGGGAAAATCGAAAGTGCCATTTGTATAAACCTGGCCTATCCAGTACTGGTTTCCCAAAGCATCAGTCTTAACGGCGGCACGATAAACCCCTGCCAAAGAGTTGCTGTTCGCCAACTCGAGATCTCCCTGCGGACTGAATTTCCGCAAGGTCCCATCCGAGCGGTAGTCAACAAGCCCGCCATCTCCAGTCACGGCAAGATCCCCAACACCTCCCGCCACGGTTTTCGCCCAATGGACGTAGGGTTCCTCTGCCGAAAGCGGAATTGCGCCGAGCCAGGCCAAGGCACAGGCGCTGCCCAGCGTCCGGAGCCGGTTCTTGATTTGCCAGGGGGTATTGATTGTGGTTCGCATAGTTGTGGAGCCGGCGGCAGCCCAAGCGCCTTAACGGCACCGTGGGCCGCCGCTCCAGTGTTTTCATTATTTGGCCGTGACACTGACCTGGTTCGAGTACGCCGAGGAACCGGCAATGTTGAAGCCACGGACGCGGTAAGAATAGCTGGTCCGCGAAACCGTCGTGAGGTCCGTGAACTTCGTGGTGTTGGCGCTGAGGGTTGTCAGCGGTTGCCAAGTGCCCGTGCTGCCGGTCTTGCGCTCGACCTGAAATCCGCCTTCGTTGTTCGACTTGTCGGTCCAGGCCAGCGCGACTCCCCCGCCCTTGGCCGGAGTCTGGGCGGAAGCGGTGAGGCTCGCGGGGGCGGCTGGCAGACCCACATTCGGCGTGGTGACGTTGACCGAATTGGGGTAGCCGGAGCTGCCGCCGGCATGGTAAGCCCGGAGGCGGTAGGAGTAGGTGGTGTTGGGCGAAACCGTCCAGTCGGAATAGCTCGTCAGGTTGGCACCAACCGTATCCACCAGGACATACGGTTGGCTGCCGCTTGACCGCTCGATGGCGAAGCCCAGTTCGTTGGCGGATTGATCGGCCCAGTTCAAGTCCACCCGGCCACCGGCGCCGACCACGGCTTGCACATTGGCGGGTGCGTTCGGAGCGGCAAGCGTGTTGGCCGGTACGGCCATGAGTGTGCCGATGTCCAGCGTCCCACCGGTGACCGTGATTCCGTTGAGCGCCCCAAGCGGGCGCACGCCTGCGGTGAGCAGATCGGTTCGGGTTTGCTGCGGGGTCGTGCCAGGGTGAACAGAAGCGTAGAGCGCGACTGCGCCGGTGACGTGCGGGGCCGCCATGGACGTGCCTCGCTTGAAGTCATACGTGCTGGGCGGAACTGTGGAAAGGATTTCCAGTTCGGGAATGTGGGTGGCACTCAGGTATTGGCCTCCAGGCGCACCGAGGTCCACGTTAGTCTGACCGTAATTGGAATAAGTCGCCAGCGCGCCGTCCCGGGTAATTGCCGCCACGGATACCACTGCGTTGTAGCCGGCCGAGGCGGTGGTATCAAATGACGATGGGTAACTGGGCGCAAAATCATTGTTGTTGGTGTTATTCCCGGCGGAACAAACCGAGAGGATGCCTGCCTGGGCGGCGCGCGTGAAGGAATCGAGCA belongs to Verrucomicrobiota bacterium and includes:
- a CDS encoding SIR2 family protein: MIDPMVSLAFSVYSNKGAYALLLGSGISRASEIPTGWEVVLDLIRKVAKLEGEDCEPDPAAWFKQEHATDPDYGKLLDVIAKTPTERQQLLRSYFEPNEEERAQGLKSPSSGHKAIAQLVATGYARVIITTNFDRLIEKALEEVGVAPSVISTPDQVAGALPLTHSGATLIKLHGDYLDTRIKNTESELATYDPALSSLLDRVVDEYGLIVCGWSADWDIALRAAIERCPSRRFTTYWATRSPLAGQAKRLVDHRKAQVIQVRDGNQFFEGLWVKVRALGDMAAPHPLSAKMAVAAVKRYLVDPAAKIRLRDLVVDETEKTIAEVNAPTFSAETRLPPADELNKRLILYEGLCETLLAIVITGCYWGDEAHAKIWMDCLERIANSAKSESGLTYLLSLRRYPALLLLYGSGIAAIAAGNYQNFASIATRAKVRNDREEKDSICSVVYPIRVMENEVGHLLPALDKHYTPISDYLFSKLRLPLREYLPGEEEYQTAFDRFEYLFGLIHADKNRREVQNGWWGPVGRFAWRGQRFGGDRATNTIQAEIEAQGSNWGPLKAGLFGGSLEQAKQAKAKFDVFISILPFH
- a CDS encoding helix-turn-helix transcriptional regulator; the encoded protein is MSKTRYTQADEIFREFLKETRVAKNLTQADVAASLGLPQSYVSKYESGERRLDFVETVLVCEALGMRIEDFAAAYSGKLAKARRAKGD
- a CDS encoding right-handed parallel beta-helix repeat-containing protein, whose amino-acid sequence is MLKPLRAITILLMISGLETVATLGAVTNHPPVRNPVAVSEVATGKRTSANAAWWGFNRDDSTEVLQAALNSGAKTLVIPYMGEPWIVRPLQLCSQQEIIFEPGVAVLAKKGEFRGGGDSLFSAVGQSNLVLRGYGATLRMHKRDYQNPPYTKAEWRMGLALRGCRHVLVEGLRIESSGGDGVYVDGGGDLGWSEDITLRNCVAYDNHRQGLSVISAVNLLVENCTFANTWGTAPEAGIDLEPDSENQRLVNCVIRNCVFENNNGNEVLIYLKPLTTNSQPVSIKFEHCLIRMTDARRTPPEPGPKQGINGVAGIAIGNVRDNGPMGLIEFIDCVTENTGKECVRIYDKSPDRARVRFVNCSFRNPWISPYLGDGGPRVPILLHSRNPTNASHFGGIDFENCAVYDTTGRPAVRLEEEQSQVGLRDVHGKILVIAPGTPSLKLGNKLQDVDLTVRAEQKGGPEHGPGTK
- a CDS encoding Gfo/Idh/MocA family oxidoreductase, producing MSTKPASITRRRFLTDSTKAATAIAAANLLLRPGRAPGAPRRLSPNEKLNIAFIGVGGQGGADLDSVTRAEDVNVVALCDVDENRLNSAGAKFPAAKRYRDYRKLLETEKSVDAVTMGIPDHSHAPASMMAIKLGRHVYCEKPLTRTVKEARALTLAAREAKVATQMGNQGMAFEGNRLINEWLDDGAIGAVREVHVWSDRPTHRGKLPFWWPQGVDRPTDTPPVPATLDWDLWLGPAPMRAYHPAYVPFKWRGWWDYGSGGLGDMGIHNLAPVFSALKLGAPASVQASSTPIFPDSVPVANVVHYEFAARGELPPVKLHWYDGGIMPPRPVELEDGRELNREDGIIFVGDKGKMLVTGWGGENPRLIPESRNRDYQRPPKTLPRSVGHHKEWLLACRTGSPTRSNFDFAGPLTEAVLLGVVCVRNGGDKLLWDSAKVATNEPEANRFLHYEYRKGWEL
- a CDS encoding S8 family serine peptidase, producing the protein MKTKSNQLLTLAAGAVILLFATASGFAQALPPVGIAPGGPAYLPDELLVQFKANVTDQQLTGAFQQAGLGLIQHLQTPAMKDHGRIGLTHAATAMAVPAAVRLLNNLPGVEFAEPNWVVTPQAEPNDPFYTDGWLWGMYGDDLPFPIGPGGTSNSYGTQAEKAWALGFTGSRDVCVGVIDGGIQVDHPDLAANVWTNPGEIPGNGIDDDGNGYVDDEHGWNAAGNNGMVSYEDVIADTHGTHVAGTIGAVGGNGIGVAGVNWNVTLISGKIFGTNNGTSFGTVQALDYMTTLKTRKGLNLVALNHSWSSGGFSQALLDSFTRAAQAGILSVCSAGNNTNNNDFAPSYPSSFDTTASAGYNAVVSVAAITRDGALATYSNYGQTNVDLGAPGGQYLSATHIPELEILSTVPPSTYDFKRGTSMAAPHVTGAVALYASVHPGTTPQQTRTDLLTAGVRPLGALNGITVTGGTLDIGTLMAVPANTLAAPNAPANVQAVVGAGGRVDLNWADQSANELGFAIERSSGSQPYVLVDTVGANLTSYSDWTVSPNTTYSYRLRAYHAGGSSGYPNSVNVTTPNVGLPAAPASLTASAQTPAKGGGVALAWTDKSNNEGGFQVERKTGSTGTWQPLTTLSANTTKFTDLTTVSRTSYSYRVRGFNIAGSSAYSNQVSVTAK